The following proteins are co-located in the Salvelinus namaycush isolate Seneca chromosome 33, SaNama_1.0, whole genome shotgun sequence genome:
- the LOC120027736 gene encoding cullin-1-like isoform X5, with protein MSSNRGQNPHGLKQIGLDQIWDDLRAGIHQVYTRQSMAKSRYMELYTHVYNYCTSVHQSSQGRGSAVPNKPSKKSSTPGGAQFVGLELYKRLKEFLKNYLTSLLMDGEDLMDECVLKFYTQQWEDYRFSSKVLNGICAYLNRHWVRRECDEGRKGIYEIYSLALVTWRECLFRPLNKQVTNAVLKLIEKERNGETINTRLISGVVQSYVELGLNEEDAFAKGPTLSVYKEYFECQFLTDTERFYTRESTEFLQQNPVTEYMKKAEARLLEEQRRVQVYLHESTQDELARRCEQVLIEKHLEIFHTEFQNLLDADKNQDLGRMYNLVSRITDGLGELKKLLETHIHNQGLAAIEKCGEAALNDPKVYVQTTLNVHKKYNALVMSAFNNDAGFVAALDKACGRFINNNTVTKMAQSSSKSPELLARYCDSLLKKSSKNPEEAELEDTLNQVMVVFKYIEDKDVFQKFYAKMLAKRLVHQNSASDDAEASMISKLKQACGFEYTSKLQRMFQDIGVSKDLNEQFKKHLTNSEPLDLDFSIQVLSSGSWPFQQSCTFALPSELERSYQRFTAFYGSRHSGRKLTWLYHLSKGELVTNCFKNRYTLQASTFQMAILLQYNTEDLYSVQQLTDSTQIKTDILVQVLQILLKSKLLVLEDENANIDEVEFKPETLIKLFLGYKNKKLRVNINVPMKTEQKQEQETTHKNIEEDRKLLIQAAIVRIMKMRKVLKHQQLLAEVLNQLSSRFKPRVPVIKKCIDILIEKEYLERVDGEKDTYSYLA; from the exons ATGTCGTCCAACAGGGGCCAGAACCCACATGGGCTGAAGCAGATCGGGCTGGACCAGATCTGGGACGACCTGAGGGCTGGCATCCACCAGGTGTACACACGGCAGAGCATGGCGAAGTCACGCTACATGGAGCTCTACAC CCATGTGTATAACTACTGTACCAGCGTGCACCAGTCCAGTCAAGGCCGGGGGTCTGCCGTCCCCAACAAGCCCTCCAAGAAGAGCAGTACTCCTGGGGGGGCCCAGTTCGTAGGCCTGGAACTCTACAAGAGACTCAAGGAGTTCCTCAAGAACTACCTGACCAGTCTGCTCATG gatgGTGAGGACCTGATGGATGAGTGTGTGTTGAAGTTCTACACACAGCAGTGGGAGGACTACCGGTTCTCCAGTAAGGTGCTGAATGGGATCTGTGCTTACCTCAACAGGCACTGGGTCAGACGTGAATGTGACGAGGGACGCAAGGGCATCTACGAGATCTACTCG TTGGCGTTGGTAACGTGGAGGGAGTGTCTATTCAGACCCCTAAACAAACAG gtaacGAATGCAGTCCTGAAGCTGATCGagaaggagaggaatggagagaccATCAACACCAGACTCATCAGTGGTGTGGTGCAGTCCTACG TGGAGCTGGGGCTGAATGAGGAGGATGCGTTTGCTAAGGGTCCTACGCTGTCAGTGTATAAAGAATACTTTGAGTGCCAGTTCCTCACGGACACCGAACGCTTCTACACACGAGAGAGCACCGAGTTCCTCCAACAGAACCCTGTTACTGAGTATATGAAGAAG gcCGAGGCCCGTCTGCTAGAGGAACAGCGGCGTGTGCAGGTGTACCTCCATGAGTCCACTCAGGATGAGCTGGCCAGGCGGTGTGAACAGGTGCTCATAGAGAAACACCTGGAGATCTTCCACACAGAGTTCCAGAATCTACTGGATGCTGACAAGAACCAAG ATCTAGGTCGGATGTATAACTTGGTGTCTCGTATAACGGATGGCCTGGGAGAGCTAAAGAAACTCCTAGAAACACACATCCACAACCAGGGCCTGGCCGCTATAGAGAAATGTGGGGAGGCCGCTCTCAAc GACCCTAAGGTGTATGTCCAGACCACACTGAACGTCCATAAGAAGTACAACGCTCTGGTTATGTCTGCCTTCAACAACGACGCTGGCTTCGTAGCTGCTCTAGACAAG GCGTGTGGACgtttcatcaacaacaacacgGTCACTAAGATGGCCCAGTCCTCCAGCAAATCACCTGAACTACTGGCTAGATACTGTGACTCTCTGCTCAAGAAGAG TTCTAAGAACCCAGAAGAGGCAGAGTTGGAGGACACACTCAACCAAGTG ATGGTGGTGTTTAAGTACATAGAGGACAAGGATGTGTTCCAGAAGTTCTATGCTAAGATGCTGGCTAAACGCCTCGTCCACCAGAACAGTGCTAGCGACGACGCAGAAGCTAGCATGATCTCCAAACTCAAG cAAGCGTGTGGCTTTGAGTACACATCTAAACTACAGAGGATGTTCCAGGACATCGGAGTCAGCAAAGACCTCAACGAACAGTTCAAGAAACACCTGACCAACTCTGAACCTCTCGACT TGGACTTCAGTATCCAGGTGTTGAGTTCCGGGTCCTGGCCGTTCCAGCAATCATGCACCTTCGCTCTGCCCTCCGAG TTGGAGCGTAGCTACCAGCGGTTCACAGCATTCTACGGCAGCAGACACAGCGGTCGGAAACTCACCTGGCTCTACCACCTGTCTAAAGGAGAGCTGGTCACCAACTGCTTTAAAAACAG GTACACTCTGCAGGCCTCTACCTTCCAGATGGCAATCCTGCTGCAGTACAACACAGAGGACCTGTACTCCGTACAACAACTCACTGACAGCACACAGATCAAAACC GACATTCTGGTTCAAGTGTTGCAGATCTTGTTGAAATCCAAATTGCTG GTCCTGGAGGATGAGAATGCTAACATAGACGAAGTGGAGTTCAAACCAGAAACCCTGATCAAACTCTTCCTGGGATACAAGAA TAAGAAGCTGCGTGTGAACATTAACGTTCCTATGAAGACTGAACAGAAACAGGAGCAGGAGACCACACACAAGAACATAGAGGAGGACCGCAAGCTCCTCATACAG GCTGCCATAGTGAGGATAATGAAGATGAGGAAGGTTCTGAAACACCAGCAGCTCCTGGCTGAAGTCCTAAACCAGCTCTCGTCCCGCTTCAAACCCAGAGTCCCTGTCATTAAG AAGTGTATAGACATCCTGATAGAGAAGGAGTATCTGGAGAGAGTGGATGGAGAGAAAGACACGTACAGCTACCTGGCTTAA